Proteins co-encoded in one Prevotella sp. E13-27 genomic window:
- a CDS encoding DNA-directed RNA polymerase subunit alpha C-terminal domain-containing protein: MKQEHENNFEKLREQTRQISELSKQLETMRKETLAALIIDNAFNEARQRAFENMKVSPDAVRDEIRFMREILDEFCDQFLTDITKNDKLYSRVILNEHKYFEYWLEHPELKEVPLSPDVMKILGQRTYGLDLPTRIMNCLRVLDIDYVFELVDKSPKDFLVYRNMGAKSMKQLTDYVEALGFCFEYKIRYSEKDRQYYTLK, from the coding sequence ATGAAACAAGAACACGAGAATAATTTTGAAAAGCTCAGAGAGCAAACCAGACAAATTAGCGAACTGAGTAAACAACTGGAAACGATGCGGAAAGAAACACTAGCCGCATTGATTATTGATAACGCTTTCAACGAGGCAAGACAACGTGCTTTCGAGAACATGAAGGTGTCACCAGATGCCGTCCGTGATGAAATACGCTTTATGCGTGAAATCCTTGATGAGTTCTGCGACCAGTTCTTGACAGATATAACCAAGAATGACAAACTGTATTCGAGGGTCATCCTGAATGAGCACAAGTATTTCGAGTACTGGCTGGAGCATCCTGAGTTGAAAGAAGTGCCTCTTAGCCCTGACGTAATGAAGATACTGGGACAGAGAACTTATGGGCTAGATCTCCCTACCCGTATTATGAACTGTCTGAGGGTTCTCGATATTGATTACGTATTCGAGTTAGTAGATAAGTCCCCCAAAGACTTCTTGGTATATCGAAACATGGGAGCAAAGTCCATGAAACAGCTGACAGATTACGTGGAAGCTTTGGGCTTCTGCTTCGAATACAAGATCCGCTATTCGGAGAAAGACAGACAGTATTACACACTTAAATAG
- a CDS encoding sugar O-acetyltransferase, whose translation MTEKEKMLAGEVYSAVDPELLKELNMVKDIIHEYNMLRPSDFASRLSILKRLLGHVGDDKVFINQPFFCDYGKQISVGKRFFANFNFVVLDEAPVTIGDDCFIGPNVSIYTACHSTDPVERNTRQEWAKPVTIGDNVWIGGSVTILPGVTIGDNVTIGAGSVVVKDIPSNCVAVGNPCKVIKSLL comes from the coding sequence ATGACGGAAAAAGAGAAAATGCTGGCAGGAGAGGTCTATTCGGCCGTTGACCCGGAATTGTTGAAAGAGCTGAACATGGTGAAGGATATTATTCATGAATATAACATGCTTCGCCCGTCTGATTTTGCATCACGTCTGTCTATACTTAAAAGGCTTTTGGGCCATGTTGGTGACGATAAGGTTTTCATTAACCAGCCTTTCTTCTGCGACTATGGTAAGCAGATCAGCGTGGGCAAGCGTTTCTTTGCCAACTTCAATTTCGTTGTGCTCGACGAGGCTCCTGTCACCATTGGCGACGACTGTTTTATTGGTCCTAACGTCAGCATCTATACTGCATGTCACAGCACCGACCCAGTGGAGCGCAACACCCGTCAGGAGTGGGCAAAGCCAGTCACCATCGGCGATAACGTGTGGATTGGCGGTAGCGTAACCATCCTGCCAGGTGTCACCATTGGCGATAATGTCACCATCGGCGCAGGTAGCGTCGTTGTAAAGGACATCCCATCTAATTGTGTGGCAGTGGGCAATCCCTGCAAAGTAATAAAGTCCTTATTGTGA
- a CDS encoding LexA family protein, whose amino-acid sequence MIETHKKDGYIELRPANPDYPVFKVDDPNEFQVWGTVIHLIRTFEKI is encoded by the coding sequence ATGATAGAGACACACAAGAAGGACGGCTATATCGAATTACGTCCAGCCAACCCCGATTATCCTGTGTTCAAGGTAGATGATCCTAACGAGTTTCAGGTGTGGGGTACTGTTATTCATTTAATTAGAACATTCGAAAAGATATGA